In Juglans microcarpa x Juglans regia isolate MS1-56 chromosome 8D, Jm3101_v1.0, whole genome shotgun sequence, the following are encoded in one genomic region:
- the LOC121243414 gene encoding UPF0678 fatty acid-binding protein-like protein At1g79260 isoform X2 codes for MENISQPPVPPADAAAVHPGIEPISYLLGTWKGQGEGGFPTINSFSYGEELRFTHHSYRPVIAYTQKTWKLNSGEPMHAESGFWRPKPDGFIEVVIAQSTGLAEVLVKEITRVFRLIGGDLSYEVEMATNSTSLQPHLRASLKKL; via the exons ATGGAGAATATTTCACAACCGCCGGTACCGCCGGCAGATGCAGCGGCCGTGCACCCGGGAATAGAACCCATATCGTACCTGCTTGGGACATGGAAAGGGCAAGGAGAGGGTGGCTTTCCCACCATCAATTCTTTCTCCTACGGCGAAGAGCTCCGTTTCACCCACCATTCTTACAGGCCCGTCATTGCTTACACCCAGAAGACTTGGAAACTCAACTCCGGGGAGCCTATGCACGCGGAGAGCGGATTCTGGCGCCCCAAACCCGACGGTTTCATCGAAGTTGTCATTGCGCAAAGCACTGGTCTTGCTGAAGTCCTG GTGAAAGAGATAACCCGAGTTTTTCGGTTGATTGGTGGAGATCTATCTTATGAGGTTGAGATGGCTACAAATTCTACCAGTCTTCAACCACATCTAAGAGCCTCACTCAAGAAATTATGA
- the LOC121243414 gene encoding UPF0678 fatty acid-binding protein-like protein At1g79260 isoform X1 — protein sequence MENISQPPVPPADAAAVHPGIEPISYLLGTWKGQGEGGFPTINSFSYGEELRFTHHSYRPVIAYTQKTWKLNSGEPMHAESGFWRPKPDGFIEVVIAQSTGLAEVLKGTYNTEEKVIKLQSELVGNASKVKEITRVFRLIGGDLSYEVEMATNSTSLQPHLRASLKKL from the exons ATGGAGAATATTTCACAACCGCCGGTACCGCCGGCAGATGCAGCGGCCGTGCACCCGGGAATAGAACCCATATCGTACCTGCTTGGGACATGGAAAGGGCAAGGAGAGGGTGGCTTTCCCACCATCAATTCTTTCTCCTACGGCGAAGAGCTCCGTTTCACCCACCATTCTTACAGGCCCGTCATTGCTTACACCCAGAAGACTTGGAAACTCAACTCCGGGGAGCCTATGCACGCGGAGAGCGGATTCTGGCGCCCCAAACCCGACGGTTTCATCGAAGTTGTCATTGCGCAAAGCACTGGTCTTGCTGAAGTCCTG AAAGGGACATACAACACAGAAGAGAAAGTCATAAAGCTTCAAAGTGAACTTGTGGGCAATGCCTCTAAG GTGAAAGAGATAACCCGAGTTTTTCGGTTGATTGGTGGAGATCTATCTTATGAGGTTGAGATGGCTACAAATTCTACCAGTCTTCAACCACATCTAAGAGCCTCACTCAAGAAATTATGA
- the LOC121242263 gene encoding uncharacterized protein LOC121242263, with protein MLHFRKVVNDCLLRDIGFNGPKFTWCNGRESGSSISVRLDQFFGNPQWWNCFAQVRVIHEGVAYSDHIPICLHSEAPAVASGREKLFRFEAMWLGEKGCDNNVEDIWRRVTDSNSMDDLMNKISACGQRLQVWN; from the coding sequence ATGCTTCATTTTCGAAAGGTTGTTAATGATTGTTTATTGAGGGATATTGGTTTCAATGGTCCCAAGTTTACCTGGTGTAATGGGAGGGAGTCTGGCTCGAGTATTAGCGTACGACTGGATCAGTTTTTTGGGAATCCACAATGGTGGAATTGTTTTGCACAAGTGAGAGTAATACATGAAGGGGTTGCCTATTCGGATCATATACCCATCTGTTTGCACTCAGAAGCACCTGCTGTGGCAAGTGGAAGGGAGAAGTTGTTTAGGTTTGAAGCTATGTGGTTGGGAGAGAAGGGTTGTGATAACAATGTGGAAGATATCTGGAGGAGGGTCACAGACAGTAACTCTATGGATGATTTGATGAACAAGATCTCAGCTTGTGGGCAAAGGCTTCAAGTGTGGAATTGA
- the LOC121243413 gene encoding serine/threonine-protein kinase RHS3-like: MSSNPIKRPDSSEMSYVSSEKAPCQPTKMDDCIKNGANSVDDQLTRAKKVDQGANMSVDSSKSSACKAVHKDPISKRKPNLTITPPYDSRGMDPAIKFVSDSNNYNQVSSPRMSPNSELPTTSTGGVKNTSFFSNFGHGSGSSSRSDSLESSPTPLRPHTGGDVRWDAINTVSKGFSLSLSHFRLLKRIGYGDIGSVYLVELKGTKAYFAMKVMDKASLVSRNKLLRAQTEREILGLLDHPFLPTLYSYFETDKYYCLVMEFCSGGNLHSLRQKQPNKYFTEEAARFYASEVLLALEYLHMLGIVYRDLKPENVLVREEGHIMLSDFDLSLRCSVSPTLVKSSTINVSNGGITGVGGILDDEFAVHGCMQPSTFLPRILPSKKNRKSKSDFGFFDGGSLPELMAEPTNVRSMSFVGTHEYLAPEIIRGEGHGSAVDWWTFGIFLYELLHGTTPFKGSGNRATLFNVVGQPLRFPETPRVSFVARDLIRGLLVKEPHKRIAYKRGATEIKQHPFFEGVNWALVRSAMPPHIPDLVEFSQYGSKEASMAEKKMAEIGGDKDNTSFNDPSYIDFEYF, encoded by the exons ATGTCATCAAATCCTATCAAAAGGCCAGACTCATCTGAG ATGAGCTACGTTTCATCAGAAAAAGCACCCTGTCAACCCACaaagatggatgattgtataaaaaATGGTGCCAATTCAGTTGATGATCAACTGACTCGCGCCAAAAAAGTGGATCAAGGAGCAAATATGTCTGTCGATTCATCTAAAAGTTCAGCATGTAAAGCTGTACATAAGGATCCAATCTCCAAAAGGAAACCAAATTTGACAATTACCCCTCCATATGATTCTAGAGGAATGGACCCAGCTATCAAGTTTGTGTCTGATTCTAATAACTACAACCAAGTCTCAAGCCCAAGGATGTCTCCAAATTCTGAACTCCCTACAACTTCAACAGGTGGTGTAAAGAATACAAGTTTCTTCTCCAACTTTGGCCACGGGAGTGGAAGTAGCTCTCGTAGTGACAGCTTAGAGAGCTCGCCCACACCCCTCAGGCCGCACACTGGTGGTGATGTGCGATGGGATGCCATTAACACTGTTTCTAAGGGTTTCTCTCTAAGTCTTAGCCATTTTCGGCTTCTCAAGCGCATTGGATATGGAGATATTGGGAGTGTTTATCTTGTTGAACTTAAAGGAACTAAGGCCTACTTTGCGATGAAAGTCATGGACAAGGCCTCCCTTGTGAGTAGAAACAAGCTTCTTCGAGCACAGACGGAAAGGGAGATACTTGGACTTCTTGACCACCCATTTTTGCCCACCCTATACTCTTACTTTGAAACTGATAAATACTACTGCCTTGTCATGGAGTTCTGTAGTGGAGGTAACCTTCATTCTCTACGGCAGAAACAACCTAACAAGTATTTTACTGAGGAAGCTGCACG GTTTTATGCATCAGAGGTGTTGTTAGCACTTGAGTATCTGCACATGCTAGGTATTGTTTACAGGGATTTGAAGCCAGAAAATGTCCTAGTGAGAGAAGAGGGTCATATCATGCTTTCAGATTTTGATTTATCCCTGCGTTGCTCTGTGAGCCCTACACTTGTCAAGTCTTCAACTATCAACGTAAGCAATGGTGGAATTACTGGTGTTGGAGGAATATTGGATGACGAATTTGCAGTGCATGGCTGTATGCAGCCATCGACTTTTCTTCCACGCATTTTACCGAGTAAAAAGAATCGTAAATCAAAATCAGATTTCGGGTTCTTTGATGGAGGCTCCCTCCCTGAACTCATGGCAGAGCCAACAAATGTGCGCTCAATGTCATTTGTTGGGACACATGAATATCTAGCACCGGAGATCATCCGTGGAGAGGGTCATGGAAGTGCAGTAGATTGGTGGACATTTGGCATCTTCTTATACGAACTGTTGCATGGGACAACTCCCTTCAAAGGCTCAGGCAATCGTGCCACACTCTTCAATGTAGTAGGCCAGCCACTGAGATTTCCTGAAACTCCACGTGTGAGTTTCGTGGCTCGTGATCTTATACGAGGACTTTTGGTGAAAGAACCACATAAGAGGATCGCATACAAAAGGGGTGCTACAGAAATCAAACAACACCCTTTTTTTGAGGGAGTGAACTGGGCCCTGGTAAGAAGTGCAATGCCTCCCCACATTCCTGATCTTGTAGAATTCTCACAGTATGGCAGCAAAGAGGCAAGCATGGCAGAGAAGAAGATGGCAGAGATTGGAGGTGACAAAGACAACACCAGTTTTAACGATCCTTCTTACATAGATTTTGAGTACTTCTAG